In a single window of the Paenibacillus sp. MMS20-IR301 genome:
- the era gene encoding GTPase Era: protein MKFKSGFVAIVGRPNVGKSTLMNQVIGQKIAIMSDKPQTTRNKIHGVYTANNSQIVFLDTPGIHKRQSKLGDYMNQTAMSTLHEVEAVLFLVDASEGLGGGDRFIIEQLGSVKTPVILVMNKIDKIDPEELLPMIVEYNKLYEFAEIVPISAKAGSNVNTLLEQVQKYLPEGPQYYPDDQITDHPEQFVCAELIREKILHLTREEVPHSIAVAIEDMRVEQNGVVHISAIIFVERDSQKGIIIGKQGALLKEVGRRARTDIENLLGSKIFLELWVKVKKDWRNQDRVLRDLGFHKE from the coding sequence ATGAAATTCAAATCAGGGTTTGTCGCCATTGTCGGCAGACCGAACGTAGGCAAGTCGACACTGATGAATCAGGTGATCGGCCAGAAGATCGCTATTATGTCGGACAAGCCGCAGACCACCCGCAACAAAATTCATGGCGTATATACCGCCAATAATTCGCAGATCGTGTTCCTGGACACGCCGGGTATCCATAAGCGGCAATCCAAGCTGGGCGATTATATGAACCAGACAGCGATGAGTACGCTGCATGAGGTCGAGGCTGTACTGTTCCTGGTGGATGCTTCCGAGGGGCTGGGCGGCGGTGACCGCTTTATTATCGAGCAGCTGGGCTCCGTCAAGACACCGGTAATCCTTGTAATGAACAAGATTGACAAGATCGATCCGGAAGAGCTGCTGCCGATGATTGTAGAATATAACAAGCTGTACGAGTTTGCCGAGATTGTTCCAATTTCCGCCAAAGCAGGCAGCAATGTGAATACGCTGCTGGAGCAGGTGCAGAAGTATCTGCCGGAAGGCCCGCAGTATTATCCGGACGATCAGATTACGGATCACCCGGAGCAGTTCGTCTGCGCGGAGCTGATCCGTGAGAAGATTCTGCATCTGACCCGCGAAGAAGTGCCGCATTCCATTGCGGTTGCCATTGAGGATATGCGGGTTGAACAGAATGGCGTTGTGCATATTTCTGCGATTATTTTTGTCGAGCGTGATTCACAGAAGGGGATCATTATCGGGAAGCAGGGGGCGCTGCTGAAGGAAGTCGGACGGCGCGCACGGACGGATATCGAGAACCTGCTGGGCTCGAAGATTTTCCTGGAACTATGGGTAAAAGTGAAAAAAGACTGGCGCAACCAGGACCGCGTACTCCGCGATCTGGGCTTCCACAAAGAATAA
- a CDS encoding diacylglycerol kinase family protein encodes MVKNTAVGHKKFWHSFRFAAHGIAAAFKSELNMKVHSCLAVLVLAAAAVLRLPVSSWMLLLLAITLVLTAELLNTAIEATIDLVSPEIHPLAKKAKDTAAGAVLLTAVFAVIAGIYVFYHPVMDWISSLMS; translated from the coding sequence ATGGTCAAGAATACGGCGGTGGGCCACAAAAAATTCTGGCATTCTTTTCGCTTTGCAGCTCACGGCATTGCCGCGGCCTTCAAATCGGAGCTGAATATGAAGGTGCACAGCTGCCTGGCTGTTCTGGTGCTGGCCGCCGCCGCTGTGCTCAGGCTTCCCGTATCAAGCTGGATGCTGCTGCTCCTGGCAATCACGCTTGTGCTGACGGCCGAACTGCTGAATACGGCGATTGAAGCGACGATTGACCTGGTCTCGCCGGAGATCCATCCCTTGGCTAAGAAGGCCAAAGATACCGCCGCAGGAGCTGTGCTGCTCACGGCGGTGTTTGCCGTTATTGCGGGAATCTATGTTTTTTATCATCCGGTGATGGACTGGATCAGCAGTCTTATGTCATAA
- the rpoD gene encoding RNA polymerase sigma factor RpoD — MANDQHTELEAEFTLDQVKDQLIDHGKKRSSLNYKDIMEKLSPFDQDPEQMEEFYEQLSDLGIEVVNENDEEVNSLRPSDDNEDKDSDDFSFDDDLSLPPGIKINDPVRMYLKEIGRVPLLSADDEVELAMRIKNGDEEAKRRLAEANLRLVVSIAKRYVGRGMLFLDLIQEGNMGLIKAVEKFDHNKGFKFSTYATWWIRQAITRAIADQARTIRIPVHMVETINKLIRVSRQLLQELGREPSPEEIAAEMELTVEKVREIMKIAQEPVSLETPIGEEDDSHLGDFIEDQEALAPADAAAYELLKEQLEDVLDTLTEREENVLRLRFGLDDGRTRTLEEVGKVFGVTRERIRQIEAKALRKLRHPSRSKRLKDFLE, encoded by the coding sequence ATGGCGAACGATCAGCATACTGAATTGGAAGCAGAATTTACTTTGGATCAGGTGAAGGATCAGCTTATTGATCATGGCAAGAAAAGATCATCACTCAACTACAAAGATATTATGGAGAAATTGTCGCCGTTTGATCAGGACCCCGAGCAGATGGAGGAATTCTACGAGCAGCTTAGCGATCTGGGGATCGAGGTTGTAAACGAGAATGATGAAGAGGTCAACAGTCTCCGTCCGAGCGATGACAATGAAGACAAGGACAGCGATGATTTCAGCTTCGACGATGATCTTTCGCTGCCGCCGGGAATCAAAATTAACGACCCTGTCCGGATGTATCTGAAGGAAATCGGACGTGTTCCGCTGCTGTCGGCAGACGATGAAGTGGAACTGGCGATGAGAATCAAGAATGGTGATGAGGAAGCAAAGCGGAGACTGGCGGAAGCGAACCTCCGGCTCGTTGTCAGTATCGCCAAACGTTATGTCGGCCGCGGCATGCTGTTCCTGGATTTGATTCAGGAGGGCAATATGGGTCTGATCAAGGCTGTTGAGAAGTTTGACCACAATAAAGGCTTCAAATTCAGTACGTACGCTACATGGTGGATTCGTCAGGCGATTACCCGGGCGATTGCCGACCAGGCGCGGACCATCCGTATTCCTGTGCACATGGTGGAGACGATCAACAAACTGATCCGGGTCTCCCGCCAATTGCTGCAGGAGCTGGGCCGGGAGCCCTCGCCGGAGGAGATTGCGGCAGAGATGGAGCTGACGGTAGAAAAGGTTAGAGAAATTATGAAAATTGCCCAGGAGCCGGTATCGCTGGAAACACCGATCGGTGAGGAAGATGATTCGCATCTGGGAGATTTCATTGAGGATCAGGAGGCGCTTGCGCCTGCGGATGCGGCAGCTTATGAGCTGCTGAAGGAACAGCTGGAGGATGTGCTGGACACGCTCACTGAGCGTGAAGAGAATGTACTGCGTCTGCGTTTCGGGCTGGATGACGGACGGACGAGAACCCTTGAGGAAGTGGGCAAGGTGTTCGGCGTTACCCGTGAGCGTATCCGCCAGATCGAAGCGAAGGCACTGCGCAAGCTTCGTCATCCAAGCCGCAGCAAGCGGCTGAAGGATTTCCTTGAATAG
- a CDS encoding cytidine deaminase, whose amino-acid sequence MDSALLLQEAIKARTNAYIPYSRFGVGAALLDQDGNVHHGCNIENAAYGPTNCGERTAMFRAIADGHKPGTFKAIAVVADTDGPVSPCGVCRQVMVELCGPDMPVILGNLKGDILETTVRELLPGAFGPADLEQGQAAE is encoded by the coding sequence ATGGATTCTGCTCTATTATTGCAGGAAGCAATTAAGGCAAGAACCAATGCATACATTCCGTATTCCCGTTTCGGAGTCGGCGCGGCGCTGCTGGATCAGGACGGGAATGTTCATCATGGCTGCAATATTGAGAATGCTGCTTACGGTCCGACTAATTGTGGTGAACGGACCGCGATGTTCCGTGCGATTGCTGACGGGCACAAGCCTGGCACCTTCAAAGCCATCGCTGTAGTTGCAGATACCGATGGCCCTGTATCCCCTTGCGGCGTCTGCCGCCAGGTGATGGTTGAGCTCTGCGGACCCGACATGCCGGTAATCCTCGGCAACCTGAAGGGTGACATACTGGAGACCACAGTCCGCGAACTGCTTCCCGGCGCCTTTGGTCCTGCGGACCTGGAGCAGGGTCAGGCGGCGGAGTAA
- the recO gene encoding DNA repair protein RecO: MLHRVEGIVIRSMDYGEGNAIITLCTENAGKVGVLVRGAKKVKSRHAALIQLFTTGEFVFFRNNGGLGTLNAGEITKSHHKLREDLVKAAYASYACELLDRVLHDEETGSFWFRQLSACLNALEEDKEPGIIINVFEMKVLQAAGYGPQLDACIVCGKEKPDEELRISPRLGGVLCRSCRHNDPPALEISPRALKLLRVFAALDLTRLGNVGVKPETRAELKAIMRSFMDMQLGLRLKSQSFLDQLDKYNI, encoded by the coding sequence ATGCTACACAGGGTGGAAGGGATCGTCATCCGCAGCATGGACTACGGTGAGGGGAACGCCATTATTACGCTTTGCACCGAGAACGCCGGCAAGGTAGGTGTACTGGTACGCGGGGCGAAAAAGGTTAAAAGCCGCCATGCTGCTCTGATCCAGTTGTTCACAACCGGAGAATTCGTGTTTTTCCGCAATAACGGCGGGCTGGGCACATTAAATGCCGGAGAGATTACGAAATCTCATCACAAGCTGCGTGAGGACCTGGTTAAGGCAGCCTATGCTTCCTATGCGTGCGAGCTGCTTGACCGGGTGCTGCATGATGAAGAAACGGGCAGCTTCTGGTTCCGCCAGCTGTCTGCCTGCCTCAATGCGCTTGAAGAGGATAAGGAACCGGGCATTATTATTAACGTTTTCGAGATGAAGGTTCTGCAGGCGGCAGGTTACGGTCCGCAGCTGGATGCCTGCATCGTATGCGGTAAGGAGAAGCCGGATGAGGAGCTGAGAATCAGCCCGCGTCTGGGCGGCGTGCTGTGCCGCAGCTGCCGGCATAATGATCCTCCGGCCCTGGAGATTTCGCCGCGCGCCCTGAAGCTGCTGCGTGTGTTCGCCGCACTTGATTTAACCCGGCTCGGCAATGTCGGTGTGAAGCCGGAGACCCGCGCCGAACTTAAAGCTATCATGCGGTCATTTATGGATATGCAGCTGGGCCTGAGACTGAAGTCGCAGAGCTTTCTTGATCAGCTCGATAAATACAATATTTGA
- the glyQ gene encoding glycine--tRNA ligase subunit alpha, whose amino-acid sequence MNFQQMILTLQQFWAAQNCILVQPYDTEKGAGTMNPMTFLRSLGPEPWKVAYVEPSRRPSDGRYGENPNRLYQHHQFQVIIKPSPDNIQELYLDSLKALGVDPLLHDIRFVEDNWENPSLGCAGLGWEVWLDGMEITQFTYFQQVGGIEASPVAVEITYGMERLASYIQEKENVFDLEWVDGMTYGDVFHQPEVEHSTYTFEVSNVAMLFNLFNTYEEEARRAMENHLVFPAYDYVLKCSHTFNLLDARGAISVTERTGFITRVRNLARTVAATYLEEREKLGFPLLKKEGADRV is encoded by the coding sequence ATGAACTTTCAGCAGATGATTCTGACACTGCAGCAGTTCTGGGCAGCCCAGAACTGTATTCTCGTCCAGCCGTATGATACGGAAAAAGGGGCGGGTACGATGAACCCTATGACCTTTTTGCGTTCCCTCGGTCCGGAGCCCTGGAAAGTGGCTTATGTGGAGCCTTCACGCCGCCCGTCCGACGGACGTTACGGGGAGAATCCGAACCGCCTGTACCAGCATCACCAGTTCCAGGTCATTATCAAGCCGTCCCCGGACAATATCCAGGAGCTGTATCTGGACAGCCTGAAGGCACTCGGAGTTGATCCGCTGCTGCATGATATCCGGTTCGTTGAAGATAACTGGGAGAATCCTTCCCTGGGCTGCGCAGGCCTCGGCTGGGAAGTGTGGCTGGACGGTATGGAAATTACACAGTTCACCTACTTCCAGCAGGTAGGCGGCATCGAAGCAAGTCCGGTCGCAGTAGAAATTACTTACGGTATGGAACGCCTGGCTTCCTATATTCAGGAGAAGGAAAATGTCTTCGATCTGGAGTGGGTGGACGGAATGACTTACGGCGATGTATTCCATCAGCCGGAGGTGGAGCATTCCACGTATACCTTTGAAGTATCCAATGTGGCCATGCTGTTCAACCTGTTCAACACTTATGAAGAGGAAGCACGCAGAGCGATGGAGAACCATCTGGTCTTCCCGGCCTATGACTACGTGCTGAAATGCTCGCATACGTTCAACCTGCTGGATGCGCGCGGAGCGATCAGCGTAACCGAACGCACAGGCTTTATTACAAGAGTACGTAATCTTGCCCGCACTGTTGCGGCAACATATCTGGAGGAACGCGAGAAGCTGGGCTTCCCGCTGCTGAAGAAAGAAGGTGCTGACCGTGTCTAA
- the glyS gene encoding glycine--tRNA ligase subunit beta, with translation MSKDILFEIGLEEIPARFIRAAMEQLKDRTVKWLEASRISNSGVTAYASPRRLAVLVKDAAERQEDVSEEVKGPSRKIAQDESGGWSKAALGFARSQGVDPEQFTFKELAGVEYIYATKNSTGIETASLLSEGLTGIVSAMTFPKNMRWGAYDFKFVRPIRWLVALFGEEIIDLEITGVKAGNVSRGHRFLGQEAVIAEPAVYVEALRSQHVLADVEERQQLILNGINKLAEEKNWTIAIKEDLLEEVLFLVETPAVLFGTFDPAFLNIPQDVLITSMREHQRYFPVFGEDNKLLPFFVTVRNGNEVSLDVIAKGNEKVLRARLQDAKFFYEEDQKLQINDALAKLENIVYHEDLGSVGDKVRRIRAIADRLAVKLELPAAAQAEVSRTADICKFDLVTQMVGEFPELQGTMGEDYARKAGESDHVSQAIFEHYQPRFAGDSVPSTEAGLVVSLADKIDTIVGCFSIGIIPTGSQDPYALRRQAAGIVQIVLEHQLSISLQEIFAAALDVHESLRAEKHFTPELRINLYEFFGLRVKRLLSDNNVRYDVVDAATAAGFDDIVDVVGRSLALMNAVTDIADFKITVDSLTRVSNLAAKAPEGAVIEPSLLKEEAEQKLYETWQGIHEPYRAALGVRHAAEALQILAGIESTVTGFFDSVMVMAEDEAIRTNRLALLAGIHADSKLFADFGKLVW, from the coding sequence GTGTCTAAAGATATTTTGTTCGAGATCGGTCTCGAGGAAATCCCGGCCCGCTTTATCCGTGCGGCTATGGAGCAGCTGAAGGACAGAACCGTGAAATGGCTTGAGGCTTCACGGATCAGCAACAGCGGTGTCACCGCTTATGCCTCGCCGCGCCGGCTTGCCGTACTCGTTAAGGATGCTGCTGAGCGGCAGGAGGATGTAAGTGAGGAAGTCAAGGGGCCTTCGCGCAAGATTGCACAGGATGAGAGCGGCGGATGGAGCAAGGCTGCACTTGGTTTTGCCCGCAGCCAGGGAGTAGATCCGGAGCAGTTTACCTTCAAAGAGCTGGCCGGTGTGGAGTATATCTATGCCACCAAGAACAGCACCGGGATTGAAACAGCCTCCCTGCTGTCTGAAGGTCTTACCGGCATTGTAAGTGCGATGACCTTCCCGAAAAATATGCGCTGGGGCGCTTATGACTTCAAGTTTGTCCGTCCGATCCGCTGGCTGGTTGCCCTCTTCGGCGAGGAGATCATCGATCTGGAAATTACCGGAGTCAAAGCCGGAAATGTAAGCCGCGGCCACCGTTTTCTTGGGCAGGAAGCCGTTATTGCTGAACCGGCTGTGTACGTGGAAGCCCTGCGCAGCCAGCATGTGCTGGCAGATGTAGAGGAACGCCAGCAGCTTATCTTGAACGGAATCAACAAGCTGGCTGAAGAGAAGAACTGGACGATTGCCATCAAGGAGGATCTGCTGGAGGAAGTATTGTTCCTCGTAGAAACACCTGCCGTATTGTTCGGTACATTCGATCCGGCTTTCCTGAACATCCCGCAGGATGTGCTGATTACCTCGATGCGTGAGCATCAGCGTTATTTCCCGGTGTTTGGGGAGGACAACAAGCTGCTGCCGTTCTTCGTAACGGTGCGTAACGGTAATGAAGTATCGCTGGACGTGATTGCCAAAGGTAATGAGAAGGTGCTGCGCGCCCGCTTGCAGGACGCCAAATTCTTCTATGAAGAGGATCAGAAGCTGCAGATTAACGATGCGCTGGCGAAGCTCGAGAACATTGTATATCACGAGGATCTGGGCAGTGTCGGTGACAAGGTCCGCCGGATCCGGGCAATCGCTGACCGGCTCGCTGTGAAGCTCGAGCTGCCGGCGGCAGCTCAAGCTGAAGTCAGCCGCACCGCAGATATCTGCAAATTTGACCTCGTAACGCAAATGGTCGGTGAATTCCCCGAGCTGCAGGGCACCATGGGTGAAGATTATGCCCGCAAAGCCGGTGAATCAGACCATGTATCCCAAGCAATCTTCGAGCACTACCAGCCGCGCTTTGCCGGGGACAGCGTTCCTTCGACAGAGGCGGGTCTCGTAGTCAGTCTCGCTGATAAAATCGATACCATTGTCGGCTGCTTCTCCATCGGCATTATCCCGACCGGCTCACAGGATCCTTATGCACTGCGCCGTCAGGCAGCAGGCATTGTGCAGATCGTGCTGGAGCATCAGCTCAGCATCAGCCTGCAGGAAATTTTTGCTGCGGCACTGGACGTTCATGAAAGTTTACGTGCAGAGAAACATTTCACGCCCGAACTGCGTATAAACCTGTACGAGTTCTTCGGCCTGCGCGTAAAACGCCTGTTATCCGACAATAATGTCCGGTATGATGTTGTGGATGCGGCGACTGCTGCCGGCTTTGATGATATCGTTGATGTGGTGGGCAGAAGCCTTGCACTGATGAACGCCGTAACAGATATAGCGGATTTCAAAATCACAGTAGATTCGCTGACCCGTGTCAGCAATCTGGCCGCCAAAGCACCTGAAGGTGCTGTAATTGAGCCTTCCCTGCTTAAGGAAGAGGCGGAACAGAAGCTGTATGAGACCTGGCAGGGGATTCACGAGCCTTACCGTGCTGCACTCGGTGTGCGGCATGCTGCTGAAGCTCTGCAGATTCTTGCCGGAATCGAAAGCACCGTTACCGGATTCTTCGACTCCGTAATGGTTATGGCTGAGGACGAGGCGATCCGCACGAACCGCCTGGCGCTCCTGGCAGGAATTCATGCAGATTCCAAGCTGTTTGCCGATTTCGGCAAGCTGGTGTGGTAA
- a CDS encoding class I SAM-dependent methyltransferase yields the protein MNNVKLSDRLQLLLEQVPEGSRLADIGSDHALLPVAAVESGRVPSAIAGEVNSGPFEAARRGVAEAGLGNKITVRRGDGLEVLEPGEADCITIAGMGGSLIAAILDRGQKLGKLSGVKTLALQPNVGEDILRRWLLGNGWVLISEHILEEDGKTYEILTAIPESSGAAGGNEQLYREQVLGGGQVVCDQALLLQMGPFLLQAPNKVFVAKWQGEIAKLEGILTSLSRSELEAAEEKRSKLTLQINRIREVLECLPKDRL from the coding sequence ATGAACAACGTAAAATTATCAGACCGGCTTCAGCTGCTGCTGGAGCAGGTGCCGGAAGGCAGCAGGCTTGCCGATATCGGCTCTGACCATGCTTTGCTGCCGGTAGCAGCAGTAGAAAGCGGCAGAGTACCGTCTGCTATTGCCGGTGAAGTGAATTCCGGGCCCTTTGAAGCAGCCCGCAGAGGTGTAGCTGAAGCAGGTCTTGGCAACAAAATTACTGTACGCCGGGGCGACGGGCTGGAAGTGCTGGAGCCGGGCGAAGCCGACTGCATCACGATTGCCGGCATGGGCGGATCACTGATCGCTGCGATTCTGGACCGCGGGCAGAAGCTGGGGAAATTGTCGGGCGTTAAGACACTGGCACTGCAGCCGAATGTCGGTGAGGATATTCTGCGTCGCTGGCTGCTGGGAAACGGCTGGGTGCTGATTTCGGAGCATATTTTGGAGGAAGACGGCAAAACCTATGAAATCCTCACCGCAATCCCGGAAAGCAGCGGGGCGGCCGGCGGGAATGAACAGCTGTACCGTGAACAGGTGCTTGGCGGCGGTCAAGTAGTCTGTGACCAGGCGCTGCTGCTGCAGATGGGACCCTTTCTGCTTCAGGCACCGAATAAGGTGTTCGTAGCGAAGTGGCAGGGAGAAATCGCCAAGCTCGAAGGGATATTAACCTCATTGTCCCGCTCGGAGCTGGAGGCGGCAGAAGAGAAGCGCAGCAAGCTCACCTTACAGATCAACCGGATTCGGGAGGTGCTGGAATGTTTGCCAAAGGACAGACTGTAA
- a CDS encoding YaiI/YqxD family protein yields MMESSPRKIVVDGDACPVKQEIIAVARSFGTPVLMVSSYDHVLRAEEGVAVVQVDRGADSADLYIANHISAGDIVVTQDYGLAALALGKRCRVLSNRGQEYEDSTMDFMLEGRHARAVERRRGHYSKGPKAITAEEKNLFQHKLTKLLTFLQENV; encoded by the coding sequence ATGATGGAAAGTTCCCCAAGAAAGATTGTGGTGGACGGGGATGCCTGTCCGGTCAAGCAAGAGATAATTGCCGTTGCCCGCAGCTTTGGCACTCCGGTACTGATGGTGTCTTCCTACGATCATGTGTTGAGGGCCGAAGAAGGGGTAGCCGTTGTTCAGGTTGACCGCGGGGCAGACAGTGCCGATCTGTATATCGCCAATCATATTTCGGCAGGAGATATTGTTGTTACGCAGGATTACGGGCTGGCGGCACTGGCACTTGGCAAACGCTGCAGGGTGCTCTCGAACCGGGGGCAGGAGTACGAGGATTCAACAATGGATTTCATGCTTGAGGGCAGACATGCCCGGGCGGTTGAGCGGCGGCGCGGACATTATTCCAAAGGTCCGAAAGCGATCACCGCAGAAGAAAAAAATCTTTTTCAACATAAACTGACAAAACTTTTAACTTTTTTGCAGGAGAATGTGTAA
- a CDS encoding YqzL family protein: MRNFSWKYFAMTGDVDAYLLYREAGNSPEGSELVPAEEEMVLNEEAE, encoded by the coding sequence ATGCGGAACTTTTCGTGGAAGTATTTTGCAATGACTGGAGATGTCGATGCGTATTTGCTGTACAGGGAAGCTGGCAATTCGCCGGAAGGCAGTGAGCTTGTGCCTGCGGAGGAAGAGATGGTTCTTAATGAAGAAGCCGAATAA
- the dnaG gene encoding DNA primase, translated as MASGHGNIPEEVIESVLARHDIVDTVGKVVHLSKQGKYLWGLCPFHSEKSPSFTVTPDRGVFHCFGCGMGGNAIKFRMEIEGLSFPEAVRIMAEESDIPVPEGRGGALAPPDPERDRLIQAYDLTAKFYHFLLKNTEYGTAAMEYLRTRGFSGKMIDQFQIGYAPDRWDTLQQFLEKRSFDLAEMERGGLLSARGEGKGYVDRFRGRVIFPIANRMGKTIAFAGRILGEGQPKYLNSPESRLFNKSRILYNLHQSKASIRKTRQIVLFEGYGDVISAWEAGVHNGVATMGTSLTESHVALMKSLGDEIVLSYDGDKAGQAAALKAIPMLEESGLRVKVALLPSGVDPDEFISRHGGDRFREQVIDSAVSSIKFKLIYLKKTHILLEEDGKIAYVKEALEIIAGLHSSTEREVYLREIASELELSYESLKQDCNLLRASMQKNLPEGDNNDKRWNNGRHKKGQVQTPALLPAYHVAERRLLSFMIQDPEAAAYVGERLGEEFNIDDHAAIAAYLYAYYAQGKPPGISRFLSSLQDDRLEKTATAISMMDTPPDWSSQVLDDCIREVRKYPLQRKIEPKREEMIQAEKSGDFLRAAQIASEILALERQ; from the coding sequence TTGGCTAGCGGACACGGTAATATTCCGGAAGAGGTTATCGAAAGCGTGCTGGCGCGGCATGATATTGTCGATACAGTCGGTAAGGTTGTCCATTTGTCCAAGCAGGGGAAATATTTATGGGGCCTCTGCCCGTTCCATTCGGAGAAATCCCCTTCCTTCACCGTCACCCCCGACCGGGGAGTGTTTCATTGCTTTGGCTGCGGTATGGGCGGAAATGCCATCAAATTCAGGATGGAAATCGAAGGGTTATCCTTCCCCGAAGCAGTCAGAATAATGGCGGAAGAAAGTGATATCCCCGTTCCCGAGGGAAGAGGCGGGGCACTGGCTCCACCGGATCCGGAGCGGGACCGTCTGATCCAGGCGTATGATTTAACGGCAAAATTCTATCATTTTCTGCTGAAGAACACGGAATACGGCACTGCCGCCATGGAATATTTAAGAACCCGGGGTTTCAGCGGTAAAATGATCGACCAGTTTCAGATTGGCTATGCACCGGACCGCTGGGATACGCTGCAGCAGTTTCTTGAGAAGCGCAGCTTCGATCTCGCCGAGATGGAGCGGGGCGGACTGCTGTCTGCCAGAGGGGAAGGCAAGGGTTATGTCGACCGTTTCCGCGGCCGGGTGATTTTCCCAATTGCGAACCGTATGGGGAAGACGATTGCTTTTGCCGGAAGAATTCTGGGAGAAGGGCAGCCGAAATATTTAAATTCCCCGGAAAGCCGGTTGTTCAATAAAAGCCGGATCCTGTATAACCTGCACCAGTCCAAAGCATCCATCCGCAAAACGCGGCAAATCGTCCTGTTCGAGGGATACGGTGATGTCATTTCGGCATGGGAGGCAGGTGTGCATAACGGGGTAGCTACTATGGGAACTTCGCTTACGGAGAGCCATGTGGCATTGATGAAAAGTCTGGGGGATGAGATTGTTCTCTCCTATGACGGGGACAAAGCGGGACAAGCCGCAGCACTCAAGGCTATTCCGATGCTGGAAGAGAGCGGCCTGAGAGTCAAGGTTGCACTGCTGCCAAGCGGTGTGGACCCGGATGAATTTATCTCCCGGCATGGCGGGGACAGGTTCAGGGAACAGGTGATTGACTCTGCAGTATCATCCATAAAATTTAAGCTTATATATCTGAAAAAAACCCATATACTCCTAGAGGAAGACGGCAAAATTGCCTATGTCAAGGAGGCTCTGGAGATTATTGCCGGGCTCCATTCTTCGACAGAGCGGGAAGTATACCTGCGGGAAATCGCCTCCGAGCTGGAGCTGTCCTATGAGAGCTTGAAGCAGGATTGCAATTTACTTCGGGCGTCCATGCAAAAAAACCTTCCTGAAGGGGATAATAACGACAAAAGGTGGAATAATGGTAGGCATAAAAAAGGGCAAGTGCAGACACCGGCGCTGCTGCCTGCTTATCATGTTGCGGAACGGCGCCTTTTATCATTTATGATTCAGGATCCGGAGGCGGCGGCCTATGTTGGGGAGCGCCTCGGGGAAGAGTTCAATATTGATGATCATGCGGCAATTGCCGCTTATCTATATGCCTATTATGCGCAAGGCAAACCACCCGGGATTAGCCGGTTTCTATCATCGCTTCAAGATGACCGTCTGGAGAAGACTGCCACCGCGATTTCCATGATGGATACCCCTCCGGACTGGAGCTCACAGGTTCTGGACGATTGTATCCGTGAAGTGCGGAAGTATCCTCTGCAGCGCAAAATAGAACCCAAGCGTGAAGAGATGATTCAGGCGGAAAAATCAGGTGATTTTTTGCGTGCAGCACAAATAGCAAGTGAAATTTTAGCCCTAGAGAGACAATGA